The following are encoded together in the Candidatus Neomarinimicrobiota bacterium genome:
- a CDS encoding efflux RND transporter permease subunit yields MKSLIQYFIKYSTAGNVIILLLVFLGLMGFYSLRSTLMPQIDLGVINIMTTYPGASPEEVEQGVVLKIEENIQGISGIKRITSTSMENVGTVTVELVSGSDPDLVLQEIKNAVDGISSFPSGIEPPRTAKWEFRSEAIEFMINGDVDLHELKSAALRIEDDLLAMEGISKIVLKGYPDEEIEIAFRESDLEAYGLTMSEAVGMVRKANIDLTGGTIRGETEDLSIRTRQKRYYASEMHDIVLRTLQDGTLLYLGDVADITEKWAENPDAVYVNGKPAVLVSVNYTSDEDVIETADMVKVYIADFNEKNEVLEAEVLRNAATSIESMQSILLNNGMVGFFLVLLFLSLALNPRMAIWVAISIPLSFLGMFGLAALMDITLNRISLFGMILVIGILVDDGIVIAENIYQHHEKGKRRIRAAIDGSLEVLPAVFSAVLTTMVAFSAFLLIEGTFGQFFREMAFVVMAALFISLIEGALILPAHIAHSKALAADRKPTKLEVKSNQALAWMRDALYAPLYRYALNHRGMVIAVVTGLFIITIGGVGGGIIQMGGSSFDNQNLSTVDIQMPPGTPASVTMEILDKLEANGMLTGEKFSQDEGKDIVTSVVKRISSSDAGSVTINFLDTREREFLSTDFSNSWRQAVGQVPEVDRINYVESSQFGKAVSISLLGDNIQDLNLAVEAFKIELNQLAGLKNVIDDNQQGMREIEVALKDHAYSLGLDIQTVMNQIRSGFYGSEVQRINRGTEEVKIWVRYSNTDRSSIGDLEEMKIRTNTGQAFQLKSIADLNYTSSLSKIKHLNGQRQVTVEADALNKKVDLTQIKSEVEDVILASILEKYPDINYTIGGHGERKAEAQTSMINVIPLILVLLFAVIAFTFRSFGQTAILLSLIPLGFIGIGWGHAIHDTPLDMPSYFGVLALIGILVNDSIVFIGTLNRNLKEGMAYMDALLKAGISRFRPILLTSLTTIAGLAPLIIANNPDAQMTVPMAISVAYGLIISTFSTLLILPVLLSFANDMKRYKVKFMTGSLPSRESVESAVNELDIDAQLAAESQV; encoded by the coding sequence TATTTTATCAAATACTCCACGGCGGGGAATGTCATTATCCTGCTCCTGGTGTTTCTGGGACTCATGGGATTTTATTCCCTGCGTTCTACCCTCATGCCCCAGATTGATCTGGGTGTGATCAATATTATGACAACCTATCCTGGCGCTTCCCCTGAAGAGGTCGAACAAGGTGTTGTCCTCAAAATTGAGGAAAATATCCAGGGCATCAGCGGTATAAAGAGAATCACCTCCACCTCAATGGAAAATGTGGGAACCGTCACCGTAGAACTCGTCAGTGGCAGTGATCCTGATCTGGTTTTACAAGAGATCAAGAATGCCGTGGATGGCATTAGCTCTTTCCCCTCAGGTATTGAGCCACCTCGAACAGCCAAATGGGAATTCCGTTCTGAGGCCATTGAATTCATGATCAACGGAGATGTGGATCTCCACGAATTGAAAAGCGCTGCTCTACGGATCGAGGATGATTTATTGGCCATGGAGGGCATCTCAAAAATAGTACTCAAAGGTTATCCCGATGAAGAGATAGAGATTGCATTCCGAGAATCAGATCTGGAAGCCTATGGTCTCACCATGTCAGAAGCCGTGGGAATGGTTCGCAAGGCCAACATCGACCTGACTGGTGGCACCATCCGTGGAGAAACCGAAGATTTGAGTATACGGACTCGTCAAAAACGCTACTATGCCTCAGAGATGCATGACATTGTTCTAAGGACACTCCAGGATGGCACATTGCTATACCTCGGTGATGTGGCTGATATTACAGAGAAATGGGCTGAAAATCCAGATGCTGTTTATGTAAATGGAAAACCAGCAGTGCTGGTCTCTGTCAATTATACCAGCGACGAAGATGTCATTGAAACCGCTGATATGGTGAAGGTCTACATTGCTGATTTTAATGAAAAGAATGAAGTGCTGGAAGCAGAGGTTCTGCGTAACGCAGCAACTTCCATTGAAAGCATGCAGAGCATTCTCCTGAATAATGGTATGGTTGGGTTCTTTTTGGTCCTGCTCTTCCTCTCCCTGGCCCTCAATCCACGCATGGCCATCTGGGTAGCTATTTCCATTCCCCTTTCCTTCCTGGGGATGTTTGGACTGGCGGCTCTGATGGATATTACTTTGAACCGCATCTCTCTTTTTGGAATGATTCTGGTAATTGGTATCCTGGTGGATGATGGTATCGTCATCGCTGAAAATATCTATCAGCATCATGAAAAGGGTAAACGACGAATTCGTGCTGCCATTGATGGTTCGCTGGAAGTATTACCTGCAGTATTTTCAGCGGTTCTGACCACCATGGTCGCCTTTTCAGCCTTTCTGCTCATTGAAGGAACCTTTGGACAATTTTTCCGCGAAATGGCATTTGTCGTCATGGCTGCCCTTTTTATATCTCTTATTGAAGGTGCACTTATCCTACCAGCCCACATTGCCCACTCCAAAGCTCTGGCTGCAGATAGAAAACCAACAAAACTTGAAGTCAAATCCAATCAGGCTCTGGCCTGGATGCGCGACGCCCTCTATGCCCCACTCTACCGCTATGCGCTAAATCATCGAGGCATGGTCATCGCTGTGGTTACGGGATTATTTATTATCACAATTGGTGGCGTTGGTGGTGGTATCATTCAAATGGGTGGTAGTTCATTTGACAATCAGAATCTATCCACGGTGGATATACAAATGCCACCGGGAACGCCAGCCAGCGTAACCATGGAAATTCTTGACAAACTGGAAGCTAATGGCATGCTCACAGGCGAGAAATTTTCCCAGGATGAAGGTAAAGATATCGTTACCAGCGTAGTGAAACGAATCAGCAGCAGTGATGCAGGTAGCGTAACCATCAACTTTCTGGATACGAGAGAACGAGAGTTCCTTTCCACAGATTTCTCCAACTCCTGGCGTCAGGCTGTGGGACAGGTACCGGAAGTCGACCGTATTAACTATGTAGAATCCAGTCAATTCGGAAAGGCTGTCTCCATTTCCTTGTTGGGAGATAACATCCAGGACCTGAATCTTGCTGTGGAAGCGTTTAAAATTGAGCTCAACCAGCTGGCAGGTTTAAAAAATGTCATCGATGATAATCAACAGGGCATGCGTGAGATAGAAGTTGCATTGAAAGACCATGCCTATAGTCTCGGTTTGGATATACAAACTGTCATGAATCAGATTCGTAGCGGTTTTTATGGATCTGAAGTGCAAAGAATCAACCGCGGTACTGAAGAAGTCAAAATCTGGGTACGATACAGTAATACGGATCGATCCTCCATCGGTGATTTGGAAGAGATGAAGATCCGTACCAATACGGGGCAAGCCTTCCAGCTTAAATCTATCGCTGATTTGAATTACACCAGCAGTTTGAGCAAGATCAAACACCTGAATGGGCAACGTCAGGTCACGGTTGAGGCAGATGCCCTGAATAAGAAAGTAGATCTCACACAGATTAAATCTGAGGTTGAAGATGTTATCCTTGCCTCAATACTGGAAAAATATCCTGACATTAACTATACCATTGGTGGCCATGGGGAACGCAAAGCCGAGGCTCAAACATCCATGATCAATGTCATACCGCTGATCCTGGTCCTGCTCTTCGCTGTGATTGCCTTTACCTTCCGCTCATTTGGTCAGACAGCAATTCTCTTATCACTCATTCCCCTGGGTTTCATTGGAATTGGGTGGGGACATGCTATCCATGACACTCCCCTGGATATGCCCTCATATTTTGGGGTTCTGGCGCTCATAGGTATTCTGGTAAATGACTCCATTGTTTTCATTGGTACGCTTAATCGCAACCTCAAGGAAGGAATGGCATATATGGATGCACTTCTGAAAGCCGGTATTTCCCGATTCAGACCCATCCTGCTTACCTCATTGACGACAATCGCTGGACTGGCTCCTCTGATTATCGCCAATAATCCTGATGCCCAGATGACGGTGCCCATGGCTATCTCAGTAGCTTATGGTCTTATCATATCGACATTCTCCACCCTACTAATTCTGCCTGTTCTCCTGAGTTTTGCCAACGATATGAAACGCTACAAGGTCAAGTTTATGACCGGATCACTACCTAGCAGGGAATCTGTAGAATCTGCCGTAAATGAGCTGGATATCGATGCCCAGTTGGCAGCTGAAAGTCAGGTGTAA
- a CDS encoding TolC family protein: MQRTIVLLLLSSFSLWSMPARDMGLDEILKATSQQNLSIKQTRNSSEVADNSASLANAGLLPRLDLSSGSMLMNGINQTPTGEVDVENTSLSAGLNASFTLFNGMQGLTKYQLLNTQALASELQSDMIEENILLSAANLYVNVLIRHDNLQISQEQLEISRQRLDQALEQTERGMASSLSALAARVDFDNDSVGVIESRYAVLEAKRSLNLLVGWDLNLDYQPKPLDYDLGSYEPEMLLYAAENSNKSHALNLNLEKQTDLNLKRTLGSIMPRVSVSGSYGLQQINPDMDFAFDNPDMNTTAGLSLSWNLFDGMKSKSISSGRLLQKNSKWNTLDSKRQLEKSLSSALAYYEKSQQLLELKANTLASAQLNFDQTSEYFRLGQVSSTQFRDAQLNLSRAKSSQIQARYSAYLAEMSLWQLTGQLEDKIKQS; encoded by the coding sequence ATGCAACGCACAATAGTCTTATTACTTCTGTCCTCGTTCTCACTTTGGTCAATGCCTGCGCGTGATATGGGATTGGATGAAATACTCAAAGCAACCAGCCAGCAGAATCTATCTATCAAACAGACTCGAAACTCCTCAGAGGTAGCTGACAATTCCGCCAGCCTTGCCAATGCTGGTCTCCTGCCACGTCTTGATTTGAGCTCAGGATCGATGCTGATGAATGGTATCAATCAAACACCAACAGGAGAGGTTGATGTGGAAAACACTTCTCTTTCAGCTGGTCTAAATGCCAGTTTCACGCTTTTTAACGGGATGCAGGGGCTAACCAAGTATCAACTACTCAATACCCAGGCGCTGGCCAGTGAACTCCAAAGCGATATGATTGAGGAAAACATTCTACTTTCTGCAGCAAACCTGTATGTCAATGTGCTCATCCGGCATGACAATCTGCAGATCAGCCAGGAACAGCTTGAAATATCACGCCAGCGACTGGATCAGGCCCTGGAACAGACTGAGCGTGGTATGGCCAGCTCCCTCTCCGCTCTGGCTGCCAGGGTTGACTTTGATAATGATAGTGTTGGGGTGATAGAATCCAGATATGCTGTTCTGGAGGCTAAAAGGAGTCTCAATTTGCTCGTTGGGTGGGATCTGAATCTTGATTATCAGCCCAAGCCTCTGGATTATGATCTGGGTAGCTATGAACCAGAGATGCTTCTCTATGCAGCCGAAAATTCCAACAAAAGCCATGCATTGAATCTCAATCTGGAAAAGCAGACTGACTTGAATCTAAAACGAACCCTGGGGTCAATCATGCCGCGGGTGAGCGTCAGTGGGTCTTATGGTCTCCAACAGATCAATCCTGATATGGATTTTGCGTTTGATAATCCTGATATGAATACCACAGCAGGATTGTCACTAAGCTGGAACTTGTTTGATGGCATGAAATCAAAATCCATTAGCAGTGGACGTTTACTTCAGAAAAATAGTAAATGGAACACCCTGGATTCAAAACGACAACTGGAGAAATCCCTTAGTTCAGCCCTGGCCTACTATGAGAAAAGTCAACAGCTGCTGGAGTTGAAGGCCAATACCCTGGCTTCGGCTCAGCTTAATTTTGATCAAACATCTGAGTATTTCCGTCTGGGCCAGGTGAGCTCAACTCAGTTCAGGGATGCCCAGCTCAATTTGAGTCGAGCCAAAAGCAGCCAGATCCAGGCGCGCTACTCAGCCTATCTGGCTGAAATGTCTCTGTGGCAATTGACTGGTCAACTGGAAGATAAAATCAAACAGAGTTGA